In a genomic window of Pedobacter sp. KBS0701:
- a CDS encoding START-like domain-containing protein, whose product MAEKKKFTLEYEVRSSPRILYSFISEPNGLSQWFADDVNFRDQVYTFTWDDEQQKAKLVSIKENKLVKFKWLDDEPQCYFEMEIVQDELTNDVALSITDFTTDELLAEKKLIWDNQIDYLISVLGA is encoded by the coding sequence ATGGCAGAAAAGAAAAAATTTACACTAGAGTACGAAGTTAGATCGTCACCAAGAATTTTATATAGTTTTATCAGTGAACCAAACGGTTTATCGCAATGGTTCGCGGACGATGTGAATTTCCGTGATCAGGTATACACTTTTACCTGGGATGATGAGCAGCAAAAAGCAAAACTGGTTTCAATCAAAGAAAATAAGCTGGTTAAATTTAAGTGGCTGGATGATGAACCTCAATGTTATTTTGAGATGGAAATTGTACAGGACGAACTCACCAATGATGTTGCCCTCTCGATTACTGATTTTACGACCGATGAACTTCTGGCAGAGAAAAAATTAATCTGGGATAACCAGATCGATTACCTGATTAGCGTTTTGGGTGCCTAA
- a CDS encoding SDR family NAD(P)-dependent oxidoreductase, with amino-acid sequence MVAEVLSKYGKLDILVNSLGGSETPAGGFNALTDEHWEETLQINLLAPVRLDRGFLPQMIQHKTVHFLMPQQRQG; translated from the coding sequence GTGGTAGCTGAAGTACTATCAAAATACGGTAAACTTGATATCCTGGTTAATAGCTTAGGAGGCAGCGAAACTCCCGCTGGGGGTTTTAATGCCTTGACCGATGAACACTGGGAAGAGACTTTGCAGATCAACTTACTTGCCCCGGTTAGACTGGACAGGGGTTTTTTGCCGCAGATGATCCAACATAAAACAGTACACTTCCTTATGCCGCAGCAAAGGCAAGGCTGA
- a CDS encoding condensation domain-containing protein → MKTKQDRTLGAFEKTFWLLDQIDSKDFALAAEIAGTATVEKWNLAISAVQRRHPNLSVRIVMDEFSRPVRQHADKLPIPFRVIHVDADYRWEQEIEKELAQRFNTAEGPLIRLVLVQKPVSTVLIIAANHTLADGTSVSYLIRDLLKAVNGTELEKFENQLSNDETLGLPDDEPVQTLPKNEVGISQRVVSPKVSSLRLSSAVTDRLRNRAREENTTVHGAICAAAIMASRKMRTEWSEVKMELISPICTRGVLNLDDNFGLNITTHPVFFENEQELSFWELARLAKTGLEGTATVAHVRNYLGFFRELTFGHNDIQKMLEILKDAFNHQIMVTNLVNVKYDTDFGSLKLHALYGPMVRSGKGMEQTIGAVSTNGSLGLTNTSDTPISGLLEEIEYILLQASMVDLSNSGNFQSNGNGGQSCPLR, encoded by the coding sequence ATGAAAACAAAACAAGACCGCACCTTGGGTGCATTCGAAAAAACCTTCTGGCTACTTGACCAGATCGATTCCAAAGACTTTGCGCTTGCCGCAGAAATAGCAGGTACAGCAACAGTTGAGAAATGGAATCTCGCCATCTCCGCAGTACAGCGCAGGCATCCCAACCTTTCGGTCAGGATCGTAATGGATGAATTTTCAAGACCCGTAAGACAGCACGCAGACAAGCTGCCCATTCCATTTAGGGTGATCCATGTTGATGCTGACTACCGCTGGGAACAGGAAATAGAAAAGGAGTTGGCGCAAAGATTTAACACCGCAGAAGGGCCGCTTATCAGGTTGGTTTTAGTACAAAAGCCGGTTTCTACCGTGCTGATCATTGCTGCAAACCATACGCTCGCCGACGGCACTTCAGTAAGTTATTTGATCCGGGATCTGCTGAAAGCAGTAAACGGAACAGAACTGGAGAAATTTGAAAACCAACTGTCCAACGACGAAACTTTGGGTTTGCCCGATGACGAGCCAGTCCAAACCTTACCTAAAAATGAAGTGGGAATAAGTCAAAGGGTGGTTAGTCCTAAAGTATCATCGCTGCGCCTTTCCTCGGCGGTAACTGACCGCCTTAGAAACAGAGCCAGGGAAGAAAACACCACTGTACATGGCGCCATTTGCGCAGCGGCTATCATGGCATCCAGAAAGATGCGGACGGAATGGTCAGAGGTTAAAATGGAACTGATTTCGCCCATCTGCACCAGGGGCGTATTAAATCTGGATGACAATTTTGGCCTTAATATCACCACACACCCCGTATTCTTTGAAAACGAACAGGAGCTATCTTTCTGGGAGCTGGCAAGACTCGCAAAAACAGGCCTTGAGGGAACCGCAACAGTAGCGCACGTGCGCAACTACCTGGGGTTTTTCCGGGAACTAACCTTTGGTCATAACGATATCCAAAAAATGCTGGAGATCTTAAAGGATGCATTTAACCATCAGATTATGGTGACCAATCTTGTTAACGTGAAATACGATACAGACTTTGGGTCACTGAAGCTCCATGCACTTTATGGTCCAATGGTGAGATCCGGAAAAGGAATGGAGCAAACGATAGGCGCAGTGAGCACCAACGGATCTCTTGGCTTAACCAATACCAGCGATACACCAATAAGTGGGCTGCTTGAAGAAATTGAATATATTCTTTTACAGGCATCTATGGTAGATTTAAGTAATTCCGGCAATTTCCAAAGTAATGGCAATGGCGGCCAAAGCTGTCCGTTACGCTAA
- a CDS encoding helix-turn-helix domain-containing protein → MANHTIESCAKAKMAIRDTLDIVGGKWKLILISVLQSGKKGFNELSREAAISPRILSKELQEMEMNGLVSRKVCNTKPVTVQYELTPYSQTLDDVLTAMEKWGFQHRNKIIQGIK, encoded by the coding sequence ATGGCAAATCATACGATCGAAAGTTGTGCAAAAGCCAAAATGGCAATACGCGATACGCTGGACATAGTGGGCGGAAAATGGAAATTAATCTTGATTTCAGTGCTTCAGAGCGGCAAAAAAGGATTCAATGAGTTATCCAGGGAAGCGGCCATATCCCCGCGCATCCTGTCCAAGGAATTGCAGGAAATGGAAATGAACGGATTGGTAAGCCGAAAGGTATGCAACACTAAACCCGTTACTGTCCAGTATGAACTTACGCCTTATAGCCAAACCCTGGATGATGTATTGACAGCGATGGAAAAATGGGGATTCCAGCACAGGAATAAAATCATCCAGGGTATAAAGTAA
- a CDS encoding Gfo/Idh/MocA family protein yields the protein MNKQKIRIGFIGLNPDSHWAAAAHLPALRSLSDDFEIIGVANRSYESSKKTAQSLNLPLAFKDAQSLVSSSEIDLVVVTVKVPYHFELVSAALNAGKHVFCEWPLGNGLGEGRKLAALARQKGVIAAIGTQMRYAPEVAYLKQLIADGYVGKVLSTTLIGAGGSWGNETEADHYYLYDQANGATMQAIPLAHTLVGLTEVLGNIEELSARMLTQFDQVRLTDTGALKPKNTQDQILIHGTLKSGAALSVHYRGGITRGTNLLWEINGTDGDLQVTGENGHGQIVQLAIKGARGEEKKLKTLTPPAGVYSGWPSFSGARNVGHLYALIAEDIRKGSRKTPDFEDGVALHELVDRIEKSSQEKKEAWVRSDRDKKVEP from the coding sequence ATGAATAAGCAAAAAATCCGCATAGGATTCATCGGGCTTAATCCCGACAGCCACTGGGCAGCAGCAGCCCACTTACCCGCATTAAGGTCATTGTCTGATGACTTCGAGATCATTGGAGTGGCCAACCGAAGTTACGAGAGCTCAAAAAAAACAGCACAGTCCTTAAATCTTCCCCTTGCCTTTAAGGATGCGCAATCACTGGTTAGCTCAAGCGAGATTGACCTGGTTGTGGTAACCGTAAAAGTCCCCTATCACTTTGAACTGGTCAGCGCAGCACTGAATGCCGGCAAACATGTTTTTTGCGAATGGCCTTTGGGAAACGGACTAGGGGAAGGCAGGAAACTGGCAGCGTTGGCCAGGCAGAAAGGTGTTATCGCTGCAATAGGAACACAAATGCGCTACGCGCCGGAGGTGGCCTACTTAAAGCAGCTTATAGCAGATGGCTATGTAGGTAAGGTATTATCTACTACGCTGATCGGTGCAGGTGGTAGCTGGGGAAATGAAACAGAAGCGGATCACTACTACCTCTATGATCAGGCTAATGGAGCCACAATGCAAGCCATACCTTTAGCCCATACGCTGGTGGGCCTAACGGAGGTATTGGGTAACATTGAAGAGTTGTCGGCCCGGATGCTGACCCAGTTTGACCAGGTCAGGTTGACCGATACAGGAGCGTTAAAGCCTAAAAATACCCAGGATCAGATATTGATACATGGTACACTCAAAAGCGGTGCTGCCTTATCTGTGCATTATCGTGGTGGCATAACAAGGGGAACTAACTTACTATGGGAGATTAACGGTACAGACGGTGACTTGCAGGTAACCGGTGAAAATGGTCATGGCCAAATTGTTCAGCTGGCTATTAAAGGCGCGAGAGGAGAAGAAAAAAAATTGAAAACACTTACCCCGCCTGCCGGTGTCTACAGCGGATGGCCGTCTTTTTCAGGCGCTCGGAATGTTGGCCATCTGTATGCCTTGATCGCTGAAGATATCCGTAAGGGTTCAAGAAAAACGCCGGATTTCGAAGATGGTGTTGCGCTTCATGAATTGGTTGACCGTATCGAGAAATCCTCGCAAGAGAAAAAAGAAGCGTGGGTGAGGAGTGATAGGGATAAAAAAGTCGAACCTTAA
- a CDS encoding nuclear transport factor 2 family protein, which translates to MNLPKLISDLVEAQNIHDGAAYASLFSDDAVVFDEGKTHNGKQEIQNWIEKSNQEYQSVLKPISYNDSANGSVLEAEVSGTFPGSPAVLRFNFTFQNGLVGSLKITG; encoded by the coding sequence ATGAATCTACCAAAATTAATATCAGACTTAGTGGAAGCACAGAACATCCACGACGGAGCAGCTTATGCTTCCCTTTTTTCAGACGATGCAGTAGTATTCGACGAAGGAAAGACACATAACGGAAAACAGGAAATCCAGAACTGGATAGAAAAGTCGAACCAGGAGTATCAGAGCGTGCTAAAACCGATCAGCTATAATGATAGCGCAAATGGCTCGGTGCTTGAGGCGGAGGTTTCGGGAACATTTCCCGGTAGCCCGGCAGTCCTGCGCTTTAATTTTACGTTTCAGAACGGGCTGGTCGGATCACTAAAAATCACCGGGTAG
- a CDS encoding IS110 family transposase, with product MIATTKFFIGIDISKPHFDVALMAVVNHVKQEIATARFDNTAPGIKLFEKWLKSQKTTFNGDSLVVMENTGIYHRLIWTFCSNRNLPIHIGNAAHIKWSFGIARGKNDKIDSIRLCNYAFKEADDLKATAALDPELMLLKDLISARTKLLKQRSGISVSVKELGNVNGKEHQKLIEKALKNAIEGIAKSIRNLEDQIKKIITGNQGFKQNYKLLLSIPGIGHVTAVYLIGCTGNFAGRPSGKELACYAGVVPFEHSSGISIKGKTRVHRMANKELKRLLHMCALSLIQHNQEFKTYYNRKKDEGKHSMSIINAVRNKIALRVAAVIKNQASYKNNYKIAA from the coding sequence ATGATTGCCACTACAAAATTTTTTATCGGTATTGATATTTCCAAACCGCACTTCGATGTTGCATTAATGGCCGTTGTGAACCATGTAAAACAGGAAATAGCCACCGCACGGTTTGATAACACCGCTCCAGGTATAAAGCTATTTGAGAAGTGGTTGAAATCTCAGAAAACCACATTCAATGGGGACTCCCTGGTTGTCATGGAAAATACGGGGATCTATCATCGTTTAATATGGACTTTCTGCAGCAACAGAAATCTGCCCATCCATATTGGCAATGCCGCCCATATCAAATGGAGTTTTGGGATAGCAAGGGGCAAAAATGATAAAATAGACAGTATCCGTTTATGCAACTATGCCTTTAAGGAAGCGGATGACCTAAAGGCTACAGCTGCCCTGGATCCCGAACTGATGCTCCTGAAAGATCTGATATCAGCGAGGACAAAGCTGCTCAAACAAAGGTCCGGCATTAGCGTTTCGGTAAAAGAACTTGGCAATGTCAATGGTAAAGAACATCAGAAACTGATTGAAAAAGCACTTAAAAATGCAATTGAGGGTATCGCAAAGTCAATCAGGAACCTCGAAGATCAGATCAAAAAAATTATCACAGGAAACCAGGGTTTCAAGCAGAACTACAAACTATTGCTCAGTATCCCTGGGATAGGACATGTTACCGCAGTATACCTGATTGGCTGCACTGGAAATTTTGCAGGGCGCCCCAGCGGAAAAGAACTGGCCTGTTATGCAGGGGTTGTACCATTTGAACACAGCAGTGGTATAAGTATCAAAGGTAAAACAAGAGTACACCGGATGGCCAATAAAGAGCTTAAAAGATTGCTGCATATGTGTGCATTATCTTTGATTCAACATAATCAGGAATTCAAAACATATTACAATAGAAAAAAGGATGAAGGGAAGCACAGCATGAGCATAATTAATGCCGTTAGAAACAAGATAGCATTAAGAGTTGCTGCTGTTATAAAAAATCAAGCCAGCTATAAAAATAACTATAAAATAGCTGCTTAA
- a CDS encoding SDR family oxidoreductase, with product MASKGVRVLTVSPGWIMTDGAKRMMKRISQSSVVSIKQATQGVMDALGGISYGRPAELKEAAELVGFLVSSRAGYLTGTEFVIDGGTIPTT from the coding sequence GTGGCTTCGAAAGGTGTCAGGGTGTTAACGGTATCTCCGGGTTGGATCATGACTGATGGTGCCAAGAGAATGATGAAGCGAATATCGCAAAGCTCAGTAGTTTCAATTAAACAGGCTACCCAAGGTGTGATGGATGCTTTGGGCGGAATTTCGTATGGCAGACCCGCCGAGCTGAAAGAGGCAGCGGAACTGGTTGGCTTCCTTGTTTCTTCAAGGGCGGGTTATCTAACGGGTACAGAATTCGTAATCGACGGCGGCACCATCCCTACGACCTAG
- a CDS encoding pirin family protein: MRNRSISIITENHWHNGFLGDGHKAMAVLDGVSYKDSDPFILFMDDILDLPGGAPVGGAHPHAGFETLTLVLEGNDREWKTGSFELMTAGKGIVHTEEITSKQKLRILQVWLALPPEQRYAQPFLQKILLEDVPTIKTGEYEIRVYGGSSNGLVSPLKTHTPFILIEFRLKKLAVVNQEIPLQYHGLVYVLQGRVKVGDKIISSGQAGWLERTNEKGSGRLTLEALDEDTHFMLYAGQPHHVPVVQHGPFVADSVEEIAPLYRKFKDGQFPHLNDLSDEQKVTYHSDGRIDSKAT; the protein is encoded by the coding sequence ATGAGAAACAGAAGCATATCAATAATCACTGAAAACCATTGGCACAATGGATTTTTGGGCGATGGGCACAAGGCGATGGCTGTCCTTGATGGTGTCAGCTACAAAGACAGCGATCCTTTTATCCTGTTTATGGATGACATATTGGACCTGCCCGGCGGAGCGCCAGTTGGGGGAGCACATCCCCACGCTGGATTTGAGACCCTGACTTTGGTGCTGGAAGGTAATGACAGGGAATGGAAAACGGGAAGTTTTGAGCTGATGACGGCGGGAAAGGGAATCGTCCACACCGAGGAGATCACTTCAAAGCAAAAACTGCGTATCTTACAGGTGTGGCTGGCATTACCACCTGAACAGCGGTATGCCCAGCCTTTTTTGCAAAAAATATTACTCGAAGATGTGCCAACAATTAAGACCGGCGAATATGAAATCCGTGTTTACGGTGGCAGCAGCAACGGTTTGGTCTCTCCCCTGAAAACCCATACACCATTTATCCTGATTGAATTCAGGCTGAAAAAGCTTGCGGTGGTAAATCAGGAAATTCCATTGCAGTATCATGGCTTGGTCTATGTGCTTCAAGGCCGGGTAAAGGTGGGTGACAAAATTATTAGTTCCGGGCAAGCTGGCTGGCTGGAAAGAACAAACGAAAAAGGCAGTGGCCGGCTTACCCTGGAGGCATTGGATGAGGATACGCATTTTATGCTGTATGCTGGACAGCCACATCATGTTCCGGTTGTCCAACACGGACCTTTCGTAGCCGATTCGGTGGAAGAAATCGCTCCGCTGTACCGGAAGTTTAAAGATGGACAGTTCCCGCATTTGAACGACCTGTCAGATGAGCAGAAGGTTACATATCATTCAGATGGGCGCATCGATTCAAAGGCTACCTGA
- a CDS encoding LptF/LptG family permease — MKKIHLLLIKAFVKPFIATFFVMMFILLMFFLFKWIDDLIGKGFEWYTILELMYYASAANVSMALPLSVLLSSIMTFGTLGENYELVAIKSAGISLQKAMRPLFVVILMLTVASFFFANYMLPKANLKFGSLLYDIRNKKLSFLIKPGVFNNAIPGYAIRVDSKEEDGTLHNIMIYDHRENNGIPKVILAKEGKMNKTADGKFLVLSLKNGVQYEEQSSKNGMYNPRQIFTRNRFKETSPRFDMSSFDGNKTDPNAFGNSTPMLNLKGIVKKRDSLTKQLDTMKMRTIANLSSNFKQFNVTRGYTRIKAVPKEIDDVILKSIPNGSRKLALDNANSTVANIMQHVPNWGPRQTDLTGEIIFATVEYQRKFTLAASCILLFFIGAPLGAIIRKGGMGLPVVVAICFFLVYHIITTVAEKSAREGNLNPIFGMWIAVIVLSPLAAFLTYKATVDSALFDVNYYKQLLFKLFKKKEK; from the coding sequence GTGAAAAAAATACATCTTCTATTAATAAAAGCATTTGTGAAGCCATTCATAGCAACATTTTTTGTTATGATGTTTATTCTATTGATGTTTTTTCTGTTTAAATGGATTGATGATTTAATCGGAAAAGGTTTCGAATGGTACACCATTCTGGAGCTGATGTATTACGCCTCGGCTGCCAATGTATCAATGGCGCTGCCATTATCAGTACTGCTTTCTTCCATCATGACTTTTGGTACACTGGGCGAAAATTACGAGCTCGTGGCCATTAAATCGGCAGGTATTTCTTTACAAAAAGCCATGCGCCCCCTTTTTGTGGTGATTTTAATGCTCACTGTAGCCTCTTTCTTTTTTGCAAATTATATGTTGCCTAAAGCCAATCTCAAATTTGGCTCACTATTGTATGATATCAGGAATAAAAAACTTTCATTTTTAATTAAACCAGGAGTTTTTAATAATGCCATTCCGGGTTATGCCATCCGTGTCGATTCGAAAGAGGAAGACGGTACGCTGCACAATATCATGATTTACGATCACCGTGAAAATAATGGCATTCCGAAAGTAATTCTGGCAAAAGAGGGGAAAATGAATAAAACCGCCGATGGTAAGTTTTTGGTGCTTTCACTTAAAAATGGTGTACAATACGAAGAGCAATCTTCGAAAAACGGCATGTACAACCCACGGCAGATTTTTACGCGGAACCGTTTTAAAGAAACCTCACCGCGTTTCGATATGTCTTCTTTCGATGGAAATAAGACCGATCCTAATGCTTTCGGAAACAGCACGCCCATGTTAAACCTGAAAGGGATTGTAAAAAAACGCGATTCGCTGACGAAGCAATTGGATACGATGAAAATGCGTACTATTGCTAACCTCAGCAGTAACTTTAAGCAGTTTAATGTGACCAGAGGTTACACCAGGATAAAAGCCGTTCCGAAAGAGATTGATGATGTAATATTAAAGAGTATCCCTAACGGATCTCGGAAACTGGCCCTCGATAATGCAAATAGTACCGTTGCAAATATTATGCAGCACGTACCCAACTGGGGTCCACGCCAAACCGATTTAACCGGCGAAATTATTTTTGCCACCGTAGAGTACCAGCGTAAATTTACCCTGGCAGCATCTTGTATCCTGTTGTTTTTTATTGGTGCTCCATTGGGTGCCATTATTAGAAAAGGGGGTATGGGTTTGCCTGTAGTGGTGGCCATTTGTTTCTTCCTGGTGTACCACATCATTACCACAGTGGCCGAAAAATCGGCACGTGAAGGGAATTTGAATCCTATATTCGGGATGTGGATTGCGGTAATCGTATTGTCGCCCCTGGCTGCTTTTTTAACTTATAAAGCTACCGTCGATTCAGCCTTGTTTGATGTAAATTACTACAAGCAGCTCTTGTTTAAGTTGTTTAAAAAGAAGGAAAAATAG
- a CDS encoding helix-turn-helix domain-containing protein, protein MYEKKTFPNLNCGLDLVAEVLYGKWKIRLLWFISEGFLRPSELQRKIPDASRRVINIQLKELEEHELATRTIYPVMPPKVEYTLTDFGRTLIPVLAVIGRWGDENQQRLKRAILKGYPDYDQSMEI, encoded by the coding sequence ATGTATGAAAAAAAGACTTTTCCGAACCTCAACTGCGGACTAGACCTGGTAGCGGAAGTGCTTTATGGCAAGTGGAAGATCAGGCTATTGTGGTTCATCAGCGAAGGCTTTCTGCGTCCGAGCGAACTGCAACGTAAAATACCCGATGCAAGCCGCCGTGTCATCAACATCCAGCTAAAAGAACTGGAGGAACATGAACTGGCGACCAGGACAATCTACCCGGTAATGCCTCCAAAAGTTGAGTATACACTTACCGATTTCGGCAGGACGCTGATACCTGTACTTGCTGTTATCGGACGCTGGGGAGATGAAAATCAGCAAAGGTTAAAGCGGGCCATACTGAAGGGATATCCGGACTATGATCAATCAATGGAGATTTAA
- a CDS encoding bifunctional 3,4-dihydroxy-2-butanone-4-phosphate synthase/GTP cyclohydrolase II, with the protein MQTKLNTIEEAIADIKAGKVIIVVDDENRENEGDFLTAAENATPEIINFMATYGRGLICAPLTEERCKELNLNLMVGKNTAAYETNFTVSVDLVGHGCTTGISASDRSKTMLALVNPKTDPEELGRPGHIFPLIAKDGGVIRRAGHTEAAVDLARLAGMKPAGLLVEILKEDGEMARLPDLFKIAEQHQLKIISIEDLIAYRLTMDSLIKQEVSIDLPTAWGDFKMTAYTQLDNNATHLAISKGEWNTDEPILARVHSSCVTGDIFGSCRCDCGPQLHKALEMIEKEGKGIVVYMNQEGRGIGLINKLRSYNLQDAGFDTVEANIKLGFKGDERDYGVGAQILRSEGVTKMRLMSNNPTKRAGLIGYGLEVVENIPIEIASNVHNERYLTTKRDKMGHSIMKG; encoded by the coding sequence ATGCAAACAAAATTAAACACAATAGAAGAGGCCATCGCAGACATAAAAGCTGGTAAAGTGATTATTGTTGTAGATGATGAGAATAGAGAGAACGAAGGTGATTTTTTAACTGCTGCTGAAAATGCAACGCCCGAGATTATTAATTTTATGGCCACTTATGGCCGTGGTTTAATCTGTGCACCTTTAACAGAAGAACGTTGTAAGGAGTTAAATCTTAATCTGATGGTTGGCAAAAATACGGCAGCTTACGAAACTAATTTTACGGTTTCGGTAGATTTGGTTGGCCATGGCTGTACCACGGGGATTTCGGCGAGCGACCGTTCTAAAACGATGCTGGCTTTGGTTAATCCTAAAACCGACCCTGAAGAGTTAGGCAGGCCGGGACATATTTTTCCGCTGATAGCTAAAGATGGTGGTGTAATCCGCCGTGCAGGTCATACAGAAGCGGCAGTAGATTTAGCGCGTTTAGCCGGCATGAAACCTGCAGGTTTATTGGTAGAGATTTTGAAAGAGGATGGCGAAATGGCCAGGCTTCCTGATTTATTTAAAATTGCCGAGCAGCATCAGTTAAAAATTATATCAATTGAAGATTTAATCGCCTACCGTTTAACCATGGATAGTTTGATTAAGCAGGAGGTTAGCATCGATTTACCTACCGCCTGGGGCGATTTTAAAATGACGGCTTATACACAGCTGGATAATAATGCGACACATTTAGCCATTTCTAAAGGCGAATGGAATACCGACGAACCTATTTTAGCACGTGTACACAGCTCTTGTGTAACGGGCGATATCTTTGGGTCTTGCCGTTGCGATTGCGGTCCGCAGTTGCACAAAGCATTAGAAATGATCGAAAAAGAAGGTAAAGGTATTGTGGTGTATATGAACCAGGAGGGTAGAGGTATCGGGCTGATTAATAAATTACGTTCGTATAATTTACAGGATGCCGGTTTTGATACGGTTGAAGCGAATATTAAGTTAGGCTTTAAAGGTGATGAACGTGATTATGGCGTGGGAGCGCAGATTCTGCGATCGGAAGGGGTGACTAAAATGCGTTTAATGAGTAATAACCCAACCAAAAGGGCAGGTTTAATCGGGTATGGCCTGGAAGTGGTCGAAAACATTCCGATCGAAATTGCCAGTAATGTACATAACGAACGTTATTTAACCACCAAAAGAGATAAAATGGGCCATTCGATTATGAAAGGATAG